From one Leifsonia soli genomic stretch:
- a CDS encoding cache domain-containing protein, whose amino-acid sequence MAERTTMAVTGTPAAAAGRVSELFGRIHETLAGWREAILTGEQDGALSLDDRVAALVLPALAEDDPLLIGAGFVAAPEPTGAGDVRFSWWLGPLDDNPVFGATRAPSKLDLGARSYSDYLRDFASLEWFSVPQSTHRTHITGPYVDHLCACDYIVTVTSPVERDGRMLGVVGLDIYVKRLERELLPGMLACSRPLALVNEHGRVTVSTDPAVLVGTVLPTAPDAVACPGTTFRLVETGA is encoded by the coding sequence ATGGCTGAGCGGACGACGATGGCCGTCACCGGGACTCCTGCTGCCGCCGCCGGGCGCGTCTCGGAGCTGTTCGGCCGCATCCACGAGACTCTCGCGGGCTGGCGGGAGGCGATTCTCACCGGCGAACAGGACGGAGCGCTCTCGCTCGACGACCGGGTCGCAGCCCTGGTGCTCCCGGCCCTCGCGGAGGACGACCCGCTGCTCATCGGAGCGGGCTTCGTGGCGGCGCCCGAGCCGACCGGCGCAGGGGACGTCCGGTTCTCGTGGTGGCTCGGCCCGCTCGACGACAACCCCGTGTTCGGCGCGACGCGCGCACCATCGAAGCTCGACCTCGGCGCGCGCTCCTACTCCGACTACTTGCGCGACTTCGCGTCCCTGGAGTGGTTCAGCGTCCCGCAGTCGACCCACCGCACGCACATCACCGGCCCGTACGTCGATCACCTGTGCGCGTGCGACTACATCGTCACGGTCACGTCGCCGGTCGAACGCGACGGGCGCATGCTCGGCGTCGTCGGCCTCGACATTTACGTGAAGCGCCTCGAGCGGGAGCTGCTGCCCGGGATGCTCGCGTGCAGCCGGCCGCTCGCCCTCGTGAACGAGCACGGGAGGGTGACGGTGTCCACGGATCCGGCCGTGCTGGTCGGGACGGTCCTGCCGACCGCTCCCGATGCCGTCGCGTGCCCCGGCACGACCTTCCGTCTCGTGGAGACCGGCGCCTGA
- a CDS encoding FHA domain-containing protein gives MTGGFIRYAPTAGPSRWLLIAGRRFVAAVESTASDEIVDAVYWLADSEFATIESVVGAFPLAGPDSVRSFAVAEIAEPNAAGEVTVTAVVRGSAAVDVFSVGGARRFSAGGVQPWVLAEFRTVTGLVLQGDDAPTGPVARLSIGSLPLRVGVTDGELLTWTLQPIERAERSRETPAPAAAVSGPAAEETIIRARNQSSSLFGGADAPAEVAAASEIVPPHAHPAPHELPGAVDIDESVTPPAAAVAPAPEHDTPIAPAGPLTVRTDEMFPPTEPVVLPPPRATFAARIPSGDTIALDVPVLIGRRPAPQRVDSGAEPRLVTVPSPTQEVSSTHVRIEQSGDAVVVTDLRSTNGTLVTGPGGARRLRPGESSVVLAGARVEIGDGNIIEITARRDEGRE, from the coding sequence ATGACTGGCGGCTTCATCCGGTACGCGCCGACGGCCGGTCCGTCGCGGTGGCTGCTCATCGCGGGCCGCCGGTTCGTCGCAGCAGTCGAGAGCACGGCCTCCGACGAGATCGTGGATGCGGTGTACTGGCTGGCCGACTCGGAGTTCGCGACGATCGAATCCGTCGTCGGGGCGTTCCCGCTCGCCGGACCGGACAGCGTCCGATCGTTCGCCGTGGCGGAGATCGCCGAGCCGAACGCCGCGGGCGAGGTCACCGTGACAGCGGTGGTCCGGGGCTCGGCGGCGGTCGATGTGTTCTCGGTCGGCGGTGCGCGCCGGTTCTCGGCGGGAGGCGTGCAGCCGTGGGTGCTGGCCGAGTTCCGCACGGTGACCGGCCTCGTGCTTCAGGGCGACGACGCGCCGACCGGCCCGGTCGCCCGCCTCTCCATCGGCTCGCTGCCGCTGCGCGTCGGCGTGACCGACGGCGAGCTGCTGACGTGGACGCTGCAGCCGATCGAGCGCGCGGAGCGCAGTCGTGAGACCCCGGCTCCGGCCGCAGCCGTCTCCGGTCCTGCCGCGGAGGAGACCATCATCCGCGCCCGCAACCAGAGTTCGAGCCTGTTCGGGGGCGCGGACGCCCCGGCGGAGGTTGCTGCGGCGTCCGAGATCGTGCCGCCGCACGCCCATCCCGCCCCGCACGAGCTCCCGGGCGCCGTCGACATCGACGAGTCCGTGACCCCGCCCGCCGCAGCCGTCGCTCCGGCGCCCGAGCACGACACGCCGATCGCGCCCGCCGGGCCGCTGACCGTCCGCACCGACGAGATGTTCCCGCCGACCGAGCCCGTCGTGCTTCCCCCGCCGCGCGCGACCTTCGCCGCCCGGATCCCGTCGGGGGACACGATCGCGCTCGACGTCCCCGTCCTGATCGGCCGGCGGCCCGCTCCGCAGCGCGTCGATTCCGGCGCGGAGCCGCGGCTCGTCACGGTGCCGTCGCCCACCCAGGAGGTCTCGTCGACCCATGTCCGCATCGAGCAGTCGGGGGACGCGGTCGTCGTCACCGACCTCCGCTCCACCAACGGGACGCTGGTGACCGGTCCCGGCGGCGCCCGCCGGCTGCGTCCGGGGGAGTCGTCCGTGGTGCTCGCGGGGGCGAGGGTGGAGATCGGCGACGGTAATATCATCGAGATCACCGCCCGCAGAGACGAAGGACGCGAGTGA
- a CDS encoding protein phosphatase 2C domain-containing protein has protein sequence MTQIGRSSRRHTVAVPGDPDARISLAWAALSDTGYRRSVNEDSLLARSPIFAVADGMGGHTAGDFASTAVVTRLAEKVKADFVGEIALTEALRSAVDDMTRGVGQTDLGTGTTVTGIALTLVDGNPYWLVFNIGDSRVYSYRDGTLEQLTVDHSIVQELLDAGAITPAEAEVHPHSNVITRAVGFNEDPVPDYFLLPIVAGSRLLVCSDGLTKELTEHGIRYFLGEGSSPLDAAQQLMDAALGNGGRDNVTVVVVDVLATPESGAHREGVSRRAARRH, from the coding sequence GTGACCCAGATCGGTCGCAGCAGCAGACGCCACACCGTGGCTGTCCCCGGCGATCCCGACGCACGCATCAGCCTCGCCTGGGCCGCTCTGAGCGACACCGGATACCGGCGGAGCGTGAACGAGGACAGCCTCCTCGCGCGTTCGCCGATCTTCGCGGTGGCCGACGGGATGGGCGGCCACACCGCAGGAGACTTCGCCAGCACGGCGGTGGTCACGCGCCTGGCCGAGAAGGTGAAGGCGGACTTCGTCGGAGAGATCGCCCTCACCGAGGCGCTGCGATCGGCGGTCGACGACATGACCCGCGGCGTCGGCCAGACCGACCTCGGGACGGGCACCACGGTCACCGGGATCGCCCTCACCCTGGTCGACGGCAACCCGTACTGGCTCGTGTTCAACATCGGCGACTCGCGGGTGTACAGCTACCGCGACGGGACGCTGGAGCAGCTGACCGTCGACCATTCGATCGTCCAGGAGCTGCTGGACGCCGGAGCCATCACCCCGGCGGAGGCCGAGGTGCACCCGCACAGCAACGTCATCACGCGCGCCGTCGGTTTCAACGAGGACCCGGTGCCCGACTACTTCCTCCTGCCGATCGTCGCAGGCTCCCGGCTGCTGGTGTGCTCGGACGGCCTGACGAAGGAGCTGACCGAGCACGGCATCCGCTACTTCCTCGGAGAGGGCTCCTCCCCGCTCGACGCCGCCCAGCAGCTGATGGATGCGGCGCTCGGCAACGGCGGGCGCGACAACGTGACCGTCGTGGTCGTCGACGTGCTGGCGACCCCGGAGTCCGGAGCACACCGCGAGGGCGTCTCCCGCCGGGCCGCTCGGCGCCACTGA
- a CDS encoding serine/threonine-protein kinase, whose protein sequence is MARRLPSQPPNLPGFSYVRVLGSGGFADVFLYEQNMPRRQVAVKVMLAEVVTSQVKQMFQAEANLMAQLSTHPSILTVYQASVSSDGRPYLVMELCSAAIGQRYRTEPLSVPEALSVGVRIASAVETAHRAGVLHRDIKPSNILSTAYGHPVLSDFGIAATLSEADVTEAIGLSIPWSAPEVLLDETSGTIASEIWSLGATLYSLLAGRSPFEVPGKENTSAELIQRITKSRPLPIGRADVPPRLEQVLMRAMSRRPSQRQRSVLEFIRELQAVETELGLPQTPIEVAMDDWALATAGDPEDRTRVKGVVAVDPGARRRRRRAVPVSTTVTRAPTRTVVRESGSAQTPQQAAPAKTSRALVLSLVACAVLVVVLAVTASIVLVRAGASDDIPTVRDLSGRVAGSTIVFTWSDPGLQEGDTYQVTVDDQPPSSQHATEFRVDAKSGETVCVTVTVNRDGKTGTPSGQKCVEGTGGT, encoded by the coding sequence ATGGCCCGGCGTTTGCCGTCCCAGCCGCCGAACCTCCCGGGTTTCTCCTACGTCCGGGTGCTGGGTTCCGGCGGCTTCGCCGACGTGTTCCTGTACGAGCAGAACATGCCGAGGCGCCAGGTCGCGGTCAAGGTGATGCTCGCCGAGGTGGTCACCAGCCAGGTCAAACAGATGTTCCAGGCCGAGGCGAACCTCATGGCGCAGCTGAGCACCCATCCGTCGATCCTCACCGTCTATCAGGCGAGCGTCTCCTCCGACGGCCGGCCGTACCTGGTGATGGAGCTCTGTTCCGCCGCGATCGGACAGCGTTACCGCACGGAACCGCTGTCGGTGCCGGAGGCGCTGAGCGTCGGCGTGCGCATCGCCAGCGCGGTCGAGACGGCCCACCGGGCCGGAGTGCTGCATCGCGACATCAAGCCGTCGAACATCCTGAGCACCGCCTACGGGCATCCGGTGCTGAGCGACTTCGGGATCGCCGCAACGCTCAGCGAGGCCGACGTCACCGAGGCGATCGGCCTGTCCATCCCCTGGTCGGCGCCCGAGGTCCTGCTCGACGAGACCAGCGGCACGATCGCCAGCGAGATCTGGTCGCTCGGGGCCACGCTGTACTCGCTGCTCGCCGGGCGGTCGCCGTTCGAGGTGCCCGGCAAGGAGAACACGTCCGCCGAGCTCATCCAGCGCATCACCAAGAGCCGGCCGCTGCCGATCGGGCGGGCCGATGTGCCGCCGCGGCTGGAGCAGGTGCTGATGCGGGCGATGTCGCGACGGCCCTCCCAGCGGCAGAGGAGCGTTCTGGAGTTCATCCGCGAGCTGCAGGCGGTGGAGACCGAGCTCGGCCTGCCGCAGACGCCGATCGAGGTCGCGATGGACGACTGGGCGCTGGCGACCGCCGGCGATCCGGAGGACAGGACCCGGGTGAAGGGCGTCGTCGCGGTCGACCCGGGCGCCCGCCGGCGCCGGCGCCGCGCGGTTCCCGTGTCCACGACGGTGACCCGCGCACCGACACGCACCGTCGTGCGCGAGAGCGGGAGTGCGCAGACGCCGCAGCAGGCCGCGCCGGCGAAGACCTCCCGCGCGCTCGTGCTCTCCCTGGTCGCGTGCGCCGTGCTCGTCGTCGTTCTCGCCGTGACCGCATCGATCGTGCTGGTGCGAGCGGGGGCGAGCGACGACATCCCGACGGTCCGCGATCTCAGCGGCCGGGTGGCCGGCAGCACCATCGTGTTCACCTGGAGCGACCCGGGGCTGCAGGAGGGCGACACGTACCAGGTGACGGTCGACGACCAGCCGCCCAGCAGCCAGCACGCGACGGAGTTCCGCGTCGACGCGAAGTCGGGTGAGACCGTCTGCGTCACCGTTACGGTGAACCGCGACGGCAAGACGGGCACGCCGAGCGGCCAGAAGTGCGTCGAGGGGACGGGCGGGACGTGA
- a CDS encoding GntR family transcriptional regulator, protein MTISMRDAARTGRAAPGARDAVFAQLDDAGRAEQVARRLTDAIVLGVLSSGERLPSEAELARRFGVALVTAREGLGMLRRAGLVETRRGRDGGSFVMRTGDADDSHVIGRLRGVSQVELGDLAVYVTAIAAGCADRAAERSTPSDDARLRAWVADADFSQAAEARRNAGGFLLELAVLSQSARLVREQLRLQAEFGPLLWLGMRDPAIRASAAAAATAVAEAVAARDGAAARAHIGGLLDEVARWLLAAKARIEREGTIDG, encoded by the coding sequence GTGACGATCTCGATGCGCGACGCAGCCCGCACGGGCCGCGCAGCGCCGGGCGCGCGCGACGCGGTGTTCGCGCAGCTGGACGACGCCGGGCGCGCGGAGCAGGTGGCGAGGCGGCTGACGGATGCGATCGTGCTCGGCGTGCTCTCCTCCGGCGAGCGGCTCCCCAGCGAGGCCGAGCTCGCCCGCCGGTTCGGTGTCGCACTCGTGACCGCGCGCGAGGGCCTGGGGATGCTGCGCAGGGCCGGGCTCGTGGAGACGCGCCGCGGGCGTGACGGCGGCAGCTTCGTCATGCGTACCGGCGACGCGGACGACAGCCACGTGATCGGCCGGTTGCGCGGGGTGTCCCAGGTCGAGCTCGGCGATCTCGCGGTCTACGTGACGGCCATCGCGGCCGGCTGCGCCGATCGCGCGGCCGAGCGTTCGACCCCGTCCGACGACGCCCGGCTTCGCGCGTGGGTGGCGGATGCCGACTTCTCCCAGGCCGCCGAGGCGCGGAGGAACGCCGGCGGGTTCCTGCTCGAACTCGCCGTGCTCAGCCAGTCGGCCCGGCTGGTGCGCGAGCAGCTGCGACTGCAGGCCGAATTCGGTCCTCTGCTCTGGCTCGGGATGCGCGATCCGGCGATCCGGGCTTCCGCTGCTGCGGCCGCGACGGCCGTCGCCGAGGCCGTCGCCGCGCGCGACGGTGCGGCGGCGCGGGCGCACATCGGCGGCCTGCTCGACGAGGTCGCCCGCTGGCTCCTCGCCGCGAAAGCCAGGATCGAGCGGGAGGGGACGATCGATGGCTGA